From Levilactobacillus zymae, a single genomic window includes:
- the rlmH gene encoding 23S rRNA (pseudouridine(1915)-N(3))-methyltransferase RlmH — MNIKFVVVGKLKEKYFKQGIAEYAKRLSRFCKFSIVEVPDEKAPESLSQAQMDQVMQAEGDRILGKIKDREYVFALAILGKERSSEEFAKEIKDLTTYGHSDLTFVIGGSLGLAPEVLKRANTQISFGRFTLPHQLMRLVLTEQVYRAFMINEGSPYHK, encoded by the coding sequence ATGAACATCAAGTTTGTGGTGGTAGGTAAGTTGAAGGAGAAGTATTTTAAGCAGGGCATTGCGGAGTACGCCAAGCGGCTTTCCCGCTTCTGTAAGTTCTCGATTGTGGAGGTTCCCGATGAGAAGGCCCCGGAGAGTCTCTCCCAGGCACAAATGGACCAGGTGATGCAGGCGGAAGGCGACCGGATCTTAGGGAAGATTAAGGACCGCGAATACGTCTTTGCATTGGCCATTCTGGGCAAGGAACGCTCCTCGGAGGAGTTCGCCAAGGAAATTAAGGACCTGACCACCTATGGGCACTCGGATTTAACTTTCGTGATCGGTGGCTCGTTAGGTCTGGCGCCGGAAGTTCTGAAGCGCGCGAACACGCAGATCTCCTTTGGTCGGTTCACGTTACCCCACCAGTTGATGCGGTTGGTGTTGACGGAGCAGGTGTACCGGGCGTTTATGATTAATGAGGGGTCTCCATATCACAAGTGA